ATTAGCGATAAACGATAAACTGGCTTCGATTTTCGGCAGCATGCTCCCCGCAGGGAAATGCCCCTCTGCCATATAGCGCTGCATGTCCGTCGTTGAGGTTTCACCAAGGGCTTTTTGTTCCGGTTTGCCAAAGTGAATACACACTTTTTCCACGCCCGTGGTGATGATTAATATGTCCGCATTGAGCTCTTTCGCCAGTAGCGTAGTCGATAAATCTTTATCAATAACGGCATCCACACTTTGATAGCCGCCCTGCCCATTATTCACAACAGGGATCCCACCGCCGCCTGCCGCAACAACCACATAGTCATGTTCGGTTAATGTGCGAATTGCCGCTGACTCAATGACACGTTTAGGTTCAGGGGATGCCACTACACGGCGATATCCACGCCCTGAATCCTCAACAAAGTGCCAATCAGGGTTTTCCTGCTGCAATACATCCGCTTGTTCTTTACTGAAAAACGCGCCAATCGGCTTAGTCGGTGCAGCAAAGTTCGGGTCATTTTTATCGACTTCCACTTGGGTGACTACCGTTACTGCTTGGCGATGTTGCTGTTTAGCTAATACGTTAGTGAGTGCTTGCTGAACTAAATAGCCAATCCCCCCTTGCGTATCCGCCACACAGTTAGCTAGAGGTGTTAGCGGTAAGCCTTCAGTCACATGAGCAATTTCAGCACGACGCAAATCCAACCCAACCTGCGGCCCATTACCGTGAGTCAGCACAATATTGTAATTACCTTTGAGCATATCGCTGATGTGCTGAGCCACTTCTTGAACCGCTTTTTCTTGAGCTTCAATGGATTGGCTGCTGTTATCTTTAATAATACTGTTGCCCCCGATGGCAACAACCACGAGTTCTTTCATGATTAAGGATCCTGATACCGAAAATTTGGTAGATAGCAGGTGTACCACGTACACCTGCTATAAAGATTGGCTTATTACGCTGATTTACTGAGCTTCTCAGCTTTTTCAGCTTGTTGCTGCTCCACTGATTGGCGACCATCTAAAAAGTGTTTGATAACAAACAAAGCCGCCATCATGAGGTATGCGTAGACAAACATCAATGCCGGGCCTGTTGCAATACCCACAGCCGGAGAATGGATGATGCCAAAGAAGACCAATACCGCCCCCACTGCCGCTGCAATCGCGCCACGTAACGGCTTGTTTAAAATAGCGAAGATAGCGATACAGCCCCATAACATACTTGCCAACGGTGCGCCGTTACCTAAGTGAACCAGACCTTGATAATAAACGCCTTTATGTAACAGAACTTCTGTACCAATAGCGCTTGCAGACGTCCCAGCCGCTCCCATGACACTATTAACCATCGTCAATGCCCAGTTCGCAATCCATGGGAATAGACAGATGAAAATCACAGGCACTTCGACTTTCGGTGTTTCTCGCACCACTTGGTTGGCTGTCACGACACCGATAAACACTAAGATAGGGACAATGGCCGTCATTGGGATAACCGCAAGCATAAATGCTCCGATACCAAATAACGGGACGATAAACATAGTGATACCGGATGCTAATGTATAGCCCACACTCGCGCCCATCGCTTTCCAACCCGCATGGCCCACATACACAGTCACCGGGAATGGGTTACCCAGCACGACACCCACGGTTGAAGATAAACCGTTTGCTAGCATCACTTTACGTGTGTTGTATTCATCACCCGCTGCGTGAGCACTTTCAATATTTTCAAGGTCAAAGATGTAGTTCGCTAAACCTAAAGGTACCGCTGAGGCCAAGTACGGCAGTGCGTGCGGTAAACCTTGGAAGAAGCTATCCACATGGATACTTGGCGGGTTAAAACCAAATGATGCCATGGATGCCGTAATCGCTTCTGGGCTTTGTAAGCCAGAAATCCAGGCTAAGGCTGAACCTGCGATAAGCAGCAGCAACCCTGTAGGAATACGTGCAAAGATAGGCTTTTTACCAAACCAGTTGATGAAAATTAACAGCAGGACAATAAACGAAACCGTTGGTGCTTCAAATGCTTGCAGCATCGGGTTCATTGCCAGTAACAATAATCCGAGACCCGATAAGCACGATAATAATACGGTACGTGGGATCATTTTACGGATGGTTTCACCAAGGAAAGATCCACCCACTAAAATCATCGATTCCACAAAACACCAAACCAACGCAATTTGCAGAGCAAATTCAGGATCTTTGGTGGTTTGGTAGACCGGCATGATCACTAAGAAGGTCACGGTGAAGATAGAAGGTGCGCTTGGCCCTGATGGTAGTGCCGTGACGTCATTGCGTCCCGTTTGCTTGATCATCTGCTGACCAAAGTAAGCGTAACTTATACTGGCAAGTAATACAGCAAAACCAAACGCTGGAGCGATACGACCATAAACAATTTCCGCTGGGATGCCGACAACAAAAATCAGTAAGCCCATCATGGTGAGTAGGTTCGTGAGGTTATTGGTCATCAAACCAAAATAGGCCGCCAAATCACCACGTTTCCATTTAATATTTAATAGACTCATATTTTTACTCCCATTCCCTTCAGACCTTGAGCAGCACGTTGTTGACGGTCTATCTCTTATGCCACTGAATAATTTAGGGAATGCGTTGCTTTATTTTTATCGCCCGACCGGAGCCGGGCATTATTTTTTGCTTAGTGAGCTTTGGGCTCAATCACCACTATGCATAGTGTTTCGCGTAAGAAAGCATCGCTTTTTCGAAGCAATCAAACGGAGGATGCACAATCCCTGCCCCAATCATTCCAATACCCGCATCTTTATGCGCAATCGCCGTGTTAATCACCGGAAGAATGCCACTTGCTGCGACTTTCGTGATATCAATCGCTGTCGGAATTCCCATAAAACCTAGCAATGGAATGGTGACGTTCGGGTTTTCACCAAGGGTGATTTCACGCATTTGGCGAGAGAAATCCACCGCTTCCTCAACGGTTCCCCCTACAAGCGCCACGATAGCCGGTGCTGTCGCCATCGCAAATCCACCAATCCCGTAAGTTTCTGTGATAGCCGAGTCACCAATATCTAAACCTGAATCTTCCGGTTTATAACCCGCGAACATTGGACCAATCACTTGCTGAGAAGGACCTGTAAACCATTGCCCCGGTAATCCGCTAATACGTAAACCAAACTCATAACCATTACGCGCCATGGTCGTAACAACAGTACTGTATTCAATGCCGTGTGCTGCATCCATTGAGGCTTTACACATTGCCATCCATGTAGGACCGGAGAAATAGTCGCTACTTGCAACGAAATCAAACACCTCTTTTTGCTGTGCAACCGTAAAATTGGTTTGAATAATTCCCGTGGTCAACGCTTGGATCAGCAGTGTTGTTCCCGCATTGTTACGGTTATGGCATTCATCCCCCATATGTAATGCTTGTGCCAACATTAAACGCAGGTCAATTTCACCCACGATTTTCATGGCGTCACGCAGCATTGGCCCCAGCACATCACGCATCCAATTCAAACGGTCAATAACGCTTTGGTCATTGGCACCCATGCGCAAAATTTTTGCCATCTGCTCACTCAAGTTAGTGAATGCGCGGTTGCCGTAAGTTTTGTTTTCGACAATATGCATAAACATCGATGCAGATGTCACGCCAGCCATTGAACCTACGCAATCATGTTCATGGCATGGGGAAAAGATAATTTCACCAGAAGCCGCAACGCGTTCCGCATCCGCTAAGTCTTTTGCCAATCCTTCAAAAACTAAAGCACCAGTCACCGCGCCTTTCATCGCGCCACACATATCCTTCCATGCCACTGGCGGGCCTGCATGTAGAATGGTGTTTTTCGTCATGCCCGGTACCACATTAATGGCTTGGTCATAACCCACGAGCACTGGCTGGGACTGAATAATGCGCTCAAGCGCTTGTGCGTTCGCCACTGCGATTTTTTCTTGTAACGCTGCGTTGCCTTCAATTTGGTCAAGCGCGCGGATCACGGCAACGTTACCTTGTCCCGGCGGCGTCCAATTCAGTTGAGTCACCGGAACGTGCTGTTTTTTCAGATCATCACTGAACATCTCAATGCCGATATTGATAACGTTCAATGGTTGTTTAAATAATGAAGTCATTACGCTTTCTCCCCTTTCCAGACAAACTCACGTCCTAATAAACCTGTATTGGTACTGCTACTCGCCCAAATAACACCTGCGTCAGTGAGCATCTTGACCTGAGCATCCATCGATGGCGTATCTTGGTCAGTACCCAGCACATAGCCGAGGATCACCAGTTCACGCCCTTCTTGTTTCGCTATCTCTTTTGCTGTTTTGATAGCGTCAATCATCACACCAACCGGATCTTCATGAGAGCCAAAGCCAAGCACGAAATCCATCATGATCACGCCAACTTCTGGGTCACGAGCTTCTTGCAGTAAACGTTCGATACGGTTTGTTGGGTCGATCATTGGGTGTGGCTTACCGTTGGTAAAATCATCATCACCAAAGTCGAGGAAGGTATGGGCGACACTTTTATTGATATCTTTCAGACGGAAGTCAGGGTTAGGCTGAATATTGCTGTAGACGTCATCGTATTTTTCCAGCGCTGCAAACATTGCTTCATCACACAATGTACCGCCACAGAAAAGACCACGAATGTATTTTTGTTCCGGTTTGAGTAAAGCTCTCACTTCATCAATCAATGGCAGATTGAGAGGATGAAGGTCTAAATCCTCTTTGCGAATGCCAGTCAGCAAAACGGCTTTCAGAGCAGCTTCTTTGGTGCTTTGGGCAAAGGTTAAGCCTGGTTTATCATCCGGCAACGGTTGGCTTCCTAAGAAACAAACCACCACTGGCTTATGGCATTTTTCAGCTTGTTCTAACACTTTTTTGGCAACCGCTGGCGCTGGTGGCTTAGAAATGAGCGCAATGACTTGGGTTTCATCATCCGCATCCAGCATTTTGAGTGCATCAATCATCATGATGCCACCAATTTTTTCACTCAGGTCACGACCACCCGTACCAATTAGCTGAGAAACCCCCGCACCAAATTCATGGATGCGAACACTCAGTTCTTGGCTCCCTGTACCGGATGCCCCAATAATTCCGATGCTACCGCGACGAACATTGTTACCAAAACACAGGGCTGTCCCATTAATGATCGCCGTTCCGCAGTCTGGCCCCATCATTAACAACCCTTTTTGACTCGCCAACTGTTTCAGCGCCAGCTCATCGTCAATCGAGACGTTATCAGAGAACAGCATCACGTTGAGATCATTTTCGAGTGCAATACGCGCTTCACGAGCCGCAAATTGCCCATTAACAGAAATAACCGCTAAGTTGGCATCAGGAATGTGCGTTTTTGCAGAATTAGTCGTGGCATATTTGGCTTCATGCTGCCCGCCACCTTGGTTTTTCTTATTAAACAGTTCTTCGATAGCAATCAATGTCGCATCATTGGCTTCATCACTAGGCCCTTTAATCACTATCATTAAATCGCCGTTTTTTGCTTCTTCTAATTCCGGTGTTAATAAACCTAAGTTTCTTAATACGCCTTTATTCATTTCTGTTGCCATTGCCACAAATGCTTGCTCAACATTTTCAAGTTGGTTGGCTTTGGTGGAAATAGACATCAATGACACGGAATCAAAATAGGTATTCTTTTTTATGACCACTTTAGTCGACATGTGTTTCTCCGAAATAATGAGTCAGAAACAGCGCATCGCGAATGCCAAATAGCATGTCGCAACCTGAACTAGACCCGATATTTAAAATCTCTAAAATTTGTGGATAAATATTTGTTTCTCGCCCATCAACTAAACACTGGATCAGTTGATGCATATTTTCGCGATACTCTTGGTTTAATGCTTTTTCTAACGTGATGGCACTGATAGGTGTTGTATTCGCCTTGCTTTGCGAAATTCCTTGATAAAAACTCTGATAGAAGGAATTCGCAGGGTGATGTTTCAACAACAAAAAAGCCATCAGTCCCACTAAATAATCATCTCCCGAAGGTGTTAACCCAATTCCTAACCCAACAAACTGGCTTACAATATTAATCAATGCTTGGTGCCGTTTATTGAAAAATAATTTAATTAAACTAGAGCGTAATTCATTTAATTTCTTTGATGATTCAAGATAAAAATAATTCTCCCCTTGGTAGTTAAAAAGAGAGTGTGTTTTATCATTTAAAATAGAATCAATTTCGTTAATTTTAGACTGAAGAAAATAACGGTATTTTTCTTCGGTTAATTTATCATTAATAAAATAAACCGTTGGTGGGATCCATTTCTTACATAATAAAAATGAAACAGCATATTTCTCACCAATATGAATTTCATTATTTAAAATACAAACAGAATCCCCCGCCATGATATTTAACGGTAAAAAATCCTTATTAATTATTCGGCAACTATTGGGTCCATTATCCGTTTGCGAACTAAGCAAGGTATAAAGTTGGTTATTAATAGAAAAATTAATGGCTTTATTGAATACTTGCTCGACATTCCCTGTTAATAATGGCTGATGCAAAAGATCCAAGAAATGCACATCAGCCGTTAACCCATAAATGTTTTGCCGCTGAGATTGGTGTCTGTCCACAATCCCCCTTATGGGTGGTTACGCACCCGCTGCAATCAGTAATTCAGCGATTTCGTGATAGCCTTTTTCCTGTGCCAGCTCTAACGGTTTTTTGCCATATTTGTCCGTCATATGTGGATTAGCACCGTGCTCTAACAGCATTTTTACGATTTGCTGCTGTTTTACACCACCATCATTCAACACAATCGCTTCTAGCAATGGCGTCCAGCCGACAAAGTTGGTGTGGTTAACATTAATGTCCGTGTTTTCAAGTAATTCACGCACAATTTCCACATGCCCTTTTTCACTCGCTGGCGTGATCCCAACACCACCAAAACGGGTTAATAAATCTAAATTCGGGTTAGCAGGTAATACCAAGCGTAATAATGTTAAATCATTATTTAGGCAACTTAATAAAAATGGGTTAAAACAGGTTTGATCTTGTTTATTAATATCAGCACCCGCATGAATAAGAAAATCAACGCACTCATAGTGCTGATTTAAACTGGCATTCACAATAGCAGTTCGACCTTGGCGATTGGTGCTATTAATATCAACACCTTTTTCAAGGCAATTTTTTAAAATAGCTAATTGGCCTTGCTCTGCTGCTTTAAGAAAATCTTGAACGAGTGTGCTTTCTGTCATAACGCTCTCCAAATTTAGCTATTTAAATTTCCAGATAGCCAAATTAAATATGAATTAAAGATTATTTAGCATGGTTAGAGCATATCAATTGCCATTAATAAATAGAATCCATTTAAATTTAATTCATCAATCCGCCACCTTATTATTGATTTAAATTCAACAATCGAGCATTTTTGTGCGTGAAAGCATCCTTCACTGACCTTTATTGATGTTTTTTTGTCTGTTTTCTATGCAACTTGACCAAATTATTTTGTTAATCTGTTGGCCAATTTATTCTTTCTTCAATTTTGTGACAGCCATCAAATCAAAGGTTTTTAAATTGTTAACATTGTGATTTTTTTGTTTATAAACTCGATATCCCCTAATGGTTATTTTTCCATTTAATTCAATAATATTAATTAGTTTGAATGTAAACATACGTTTCATTAGTTGCTTTTTGTGGTGACATAAATTAAATACTATTTATTGTACAGAATAGATAAATATCCCCGCAGAGGGCTATCAATAATAATCGATAAAAAGCCTGTTTTTTAAGCTATTGAATTGTATTCACAGAAAATGTTATTTAGGCTAATTTTTACACACTTTGGGACACGACACATGAACTCTATTTTTACCGAAGAAAATTTATTGACCTATACCACCGCCGCTAAATTTGCCAGTTTCAGTAAAGCGGCTGAAGAACTTGGGATTACTACCTCAGCAGTAAGCTACACCATAAAACGTATCGAAACCTATTTAGATGTCGCCCTGTTTATCCGCGATACCCGTAATATTGAGCTGACCGAAGCGGGATACTATTTTTATCGCAAAGCCACCGACCTTCTGAATAATTTTCATCTCATCAAAAAAAGTATCGATTCCATTGAACAAGGGATTGAAGCCCGTGTTCGCATCTGTATCAATCAGTTGATCTACACCCCTTACCATACGGCGAAATTACTGCAAATCTTGAAAAAGCAATTTGGTACCTGCCAGATAACTGTTACCACGGAAGTGTATAACGGTGTTTGGGATGCCATTATCAATAACCATTCGGATATTGCGATTGGGGCTCCGGGTACACTCATGGATGGCGGCGGGATTGATTACACAGAAATTGGAGCCATACACTGGCAGTTTGCGATAGCGTCTAGCCACCCTTTAGCCTTAATGCCTGAGCCAATTGCCGAAAGCCAGCTACGCCTCTATCCAAATATTATGGTGGAAGATACCGCGCATACCATCAATAAACGCGTTGGGTGGCTACTGCACGGGCAAGAGGCAATTCAAGTGCCCGATTTCAACACTAAATGCCAGTGCCAAATCTTAGGTGAAGGGATCGGATTTTTGCCAGACTATATGGTCAAAGAACATGTAAAAAACGGTGTCTTAGTCACTAAGCAAATACAAAACCCAAGGCAGGATTCTCACATGCTATTAGCCACTCAGCACTCTGCAACAGGGTTAGTCACCCAATGGATCAGAAAAGAATTTATGGCAAATGGGGTATTAACAGAGCTTTACAGTGACTTACTCAAGCCCATCGCCAATTAACACGGTTCTAATTGATGAGCCAACTGCTCCGCCAATACTGAAACCATCTCCGATGATTCTTTGTGAAAATGCATCGCCAGTTCCATCTCTTGGGCAGGAGGAAAACCCTCTTCTGCTATCAAGATTCGATGCTGGGGTAATTTAGCGCGTACGGGTAACAGGCTAACCCCTAATCCGTCGGTAATCGCACTTTGGATACCCGCCAGACTGGTGCAAGTGTAAGTGATGTGCCAAGGGCGTTGCTCATTATCTAACAATCTAAACATATCATTCCGGTATAGCCCATTTTCTGGAAAAACAATCAGTGGAATAGAATCAGTGAGGAGAACATGTTGCTGGCGACTCGCTAGCCAGCAAAGAGGCTCTGACCAATGATAATCACTATGAAATTCCCCTTTTCGTTGTTTCACAATGATCAAATCCAACTCACCATGCTGATAGCGTTGCTGTAGTTGACGACTCAATCCGCTAGTCACTTCTAATCGGACATTAGGATGCGCTTGCATAAATGCGGCTAATGTCGGTGTCACTAATCCCGACGCCAAATCTTCAGGAAACCCTAATCGCAGAGTTTGAATAATCGCATTTCCTGTTATTTTCATAAAAAACGTATCATTAAGTGCCAGAATATTTTTTGCGTATCCCAGCAAGACTTCTCCCGTTTCTGTCAGGGTTAACATCCGGTGCCCCCTGACGAACAGCGGTTGCCCAACAAGACTTTCTAATCGCTGAACTTGCTGGCTCAACGTCGATTGCGTTGAATTTAATTGTTGTGAAGCCACCGTAAAATTTCCCGTTTCCGCGATGGTAACGAATGTTTTCAATAACACAAAATTAAGCAGTGAATTCATTTTATTAATACCTGGGATTTAATTATTTAATTTTTAAATATCATAATTTTTGATTAGATTGAAGGGAACAACGCATTTGATGGACATTACTGAAATGACACCATGTCAACTCATCAGTAATCTTATTAGAATACTCGATAAATCAGGAGCACAAGCCATGCTCGATAAACAATTTTTACAACATGCAATCACCCTCGCCGCTGACAATGTCGCCGCAGGTGGACGCCCGTTTGGTGCAGTGGTAGTCAAAGATGGGCAAATTATCGCCACTGGCGTAAATCAAATGCTGGAACGGCACGACCCTACTGCACACGCTGAATTACTTGCATTACGCCAAGCGGGAGAAGTGCTAAATAGCGTCAGACTCGATGACTGCACCGTCTATGCTAGCGGTCAACCTTGCCCGATGTGCCTTGCTGCTATCCGTATGTCTGGCATTAAACGTGTCGTTTATGCCTATTCGAACCAAGATGCAGAACCTTTTGGATTATCGACTGAAGCGATAGCTGAGGCATTAAGAGTCTCTCCTGACCGACAAAATGGTTTGCAATTTATCCAATTAAAACTGAAGGATGAGACGCAATCCATGCTGTATCAAACTTGGTGGCAACGGCATCACGCGTGAACATGAAAAAACCACTTTCTGCCTCTTTCGGCTTGATTCTGACGATTGCCCTTGTCGGCATCAATTTACGCCCCTTTATGACAGGGCCTGGGCCCGTCATCGATAATATTATTCAAACCACAGGAATGAGCTACCAGAGCGTTTCGCTGTTAACGCTGATCCCCATGTTACTGATGGGTTTTGGGGCTTTGGTCGTCCCCGCGTTAAATCAAAAATTAGGCAACAAGTTGGGTATCAGCCTCGCGATGTTACTGCTGCTGATAGGCTCTTTCTGCCGATTATTTGTTTCTGATGCGAACGCACTGTTAATGACTGCATTTTTGTGTGGAATGGGAGCGGCTTATATTCAAGCTGTTTTCCCCGGTTTGATAAAATTTTCGTTTCCACAAAAAATGGCCGCCATGACGGGGTTATATTCAGCCACGTTGATGGTTGGTGGCGCGCTCGGAGCGCAATTAACACCGCTAATTACCCACCTTTCTGGAAATTGGCAGAGTGGACTCGCATGGCTTGCATTTCCAGCACTGATCGCCCTGATTGCCGCCATAATCAATATTCGCTCTTCAGAAACGAAAAATACACCAGCTCAGCTGAGTGTATTGACCTATCTTAAACAGCCCAGAGCGTGGTTATTAATGGCGGGATTTGGTTTAGTGAATGCGGGTTACGCAACTGCCGTAACATGGCTAGCGCCTTTCTTCCAACAACAAGGATTCAGTGCCACAGAAAGTGGTTCTCTGGTGGCGATTTTAACCATTTTCCAAGCTGCGGCGGCACTGATGATCCCGGTATTAGCGTCCCATAATATTGACCGCCGTTTTTGGCTCACTGTCACGCTGGTAAGCCAAGCATTCGGGTTTGCTGGGTTAATCCTGTTTCCTAACTCGATACCGTTGCTGTGGGTGGGTCTGCTGGGCTGCGGTTTGGGTGGTTGCTTCGCCTTAACCATTATTACCTCTTTAGATCATATTCCTCATCCTGCTAGCGCTGGGATCCTGACTGCCTTAATGCAAGCAGGCGGTTTTATCATCGCGGCTTTTGGACCTTTGGTTGCGGCAGCATTACAGCAATTTAGCCACAGCTTTACCCCTGTTTGGTTGCTACATTGTGTCTTGGTTATTATGACATTACTGCTATTTCTGCGTTTAAATCCTAAAGGATATCATCAGATTTTTAGCGTAAAATAAGCTTAGTCACCTAGGGGATGGCCTCATTGCCATCTCCATCACATTACGCTGTGGTTTCTTCTTGCGCCAATACAGATTTTGGTAACCCAAAAATTTTGTCAAATGCCCAGTTAAAGAAAAAAGTATAAATCGGGATAAAGATAATCAGGGCAAAATCTAAAATAAGTGCCTGCCAGAGCGATATTGATAGCCACCATGCAATCAGTGGGATCAAAAATACCACCAGCGTTAGCTGGAATAGCACCGCATGGACGAAACGACGCCTAAACGTTCTAATTCTTGATTTCTGCTTTGATTCCCAATATTCAAATGCCACATTGAAAATAAAATTCCATGTCACTGCAATTGTGGTGATCACCAGCGCTAAAGGTCCTGTGGTTCCCGCGGAATTCCCCGAAAGAAAAGCCAGTGCCAATGATGAAATCATCCAACCAATAACTTCGTAGCTCGTAATAAAAACGACTTTACGTTTAATACCTTGCATTTTTTATCTCATATTCTGTTTGCCGAAGACTGGTAAATTAAATCAACATTAATGATAATAAAAGTCAGCTACTATCAATAAAACTGAAAGGTCTGAGATGCCATTTAATAGCGAAAACCTGATGATTTTTTTAACCGTACTCGATAAAGGCTCCTTTTCCGCAGCGGCAAGAGCGCTGCATAAAGTGCCTTCCGCAGTCAGTATGGCGATTGCCAACCTTGAAGCAGAGCTTGGTTTTTCGCTGTTTGAGCGCCATACACGAGAACCCAAACCTACAGAACAAGCGCTTTCCCTTGCTCCATATGCCCGTAATATCGTGGATAGCTTGCGTCAGTTGAATGTTTTCTCACGGGAGCTCACTCAAGGCGTGGAAAGCACACTCACGATCGGAGTTGCCGAGGGGGTTAACCCCAATGTGTTAGTTGAGGCATTGCACACGCTGAGCCAACGTTATCCATTGATGCATGTAGAGCTGATTACTGCGCCTCAAGACGATATTTTACCGTTACTGCACAGCGATCGCCTTCAACTGGCTATTGCCTTTGGTGGGCTATATGTCAATGCTCAGGAACAATTCGAATGTATTGGTTATGAATCATTAACGGCGATCATCAGCGCCGATTATTCCTCAAGTAAATCGAATAATGTGCTGTATATTGAAGATCTCGTTCAGACACGCCAAATTATTGTCGCGAGCCCTCACCACCCTATCAGTGATTTTCGCTCTATCGTTTCTAGCCATTATTGGCGTACGGATAGTTTTACCATGGCGTTAGAATTGGTTAAAAAAGGGATGGGTTGGGGAAATTTACCTGCTTCATTAATCAAAACTGACTTAGAGGCAGGTTTACTCAAGCGTTTAG
The Providencia alcalifaciens DNA segment above includes these coding regions:
- a CDS encoding ankyrin repeat domain-containing protein; protein product: MTESTLVQDFLKAAEQGQLAILKNCLEKGVDINSTNRQGRTAIVNASLNQHYECVDFLIHAGADINKQDQTCFNPFLLSCLNNDLTLLRLVLPANPNLDLLTRFGGVGITPASEKGHVEIVRELLENTDINVNHTNFVGWTPLLEAIVLNDGGVKQQQIVKMLLEHGANPHMTDKYGKKPLELAQEKGYHEIAELLIAAGA
- the fdrA gene encoding acyl-CoA synthetase FdrA, which gives rise to MSTKVVIKKNTYFDSVSLMSISTKANQLENVEQAFVAMATEMNKGVLRNLGLLTPELEEAKNGDLMIVIKGPSDEANDATLIAIEELFNKKNQGGGQHEAKYATTNSAKTHIPDANLAVISVNGQFAAREARIALENDLNVMLFSDNVSIDDELALKQLASQKGLLMMGPDCGTAIINGTALCFGNNVRRGSIGIIGASGTGSQELSVRIHEFGAGVSQLIGTGGRDLSEKIGGIMMIDALKMLDADDETQVIALISKPPAPAVAKKVLEQAEKCHKPVVVCFLGSQPLPDDKPGLTFAQSTKEAALKAVLLTGIRKEDLDLHPLNLPLIDEVRALLKPEQKYIRGLFCGGTLCDEAMFAALEKYDDVYSNIQPNPDFRLKDINKSVAHTFLDFGDDDFTNGKPHPMIDPTNRIERLLQEARDPEVGVIMMDFVLGFGSHEDPVGVMIDAIKTAKEIAKQEGRELVILGYVLGTDQDTPSMDAQVKMLTDAGVIWASSSTNTGLLGREFVWKGEKA
- a CDS encoding carbamate kinase family protein; amino-acid sequence: MKELVVVAIGGNSIIKDNSSQSIEAQEKAVQEVAQHISDMLKGNYNIVLTHGNGPQVGLDLRRAEIAHVTEGLPLTPLANCVADTQGGIGYLVQQALTNVLAKQQHRQAVTVVTQVEVDKNDPNFAAPTKPIGAFFSKEQADVLQQENPDWHFVEDSGRGYRRVVASPEPKRVIESAAIRTLTEHDYVVVAAGGGGIPVVNNGQGGYQSVDAVIDKDLSTTLLAKELNADILIITTGVEKVCIHFGKPEQKALGETSTTDMQRYMAEGHFPAGSMLPKIEASLSFIANGGKRVIITTPEALPAALRGETGTHIIQG
- a CDS encoding LysR substrate-binding domain-containing protein, whose amino-acid sequence is MNSIFTEENLLTYTTAAKFASFSKAAEELGITTSAVSYTIKRIETYLDVALFIRDTRNIELTEAGYYFYRKATDLLNNFHLIKKSIDSIEQGIEARVRICINQLIYTPYHTAKLLQILKKQFGTCQITVTTEVYNGVWDAIINNHSDIAIGAPGTLMDGGGIDYTEIGAIHWQFAIASSHPLALMPEPIAESQLRLYPNIMVEDTAHTINKRVGWLLHGQEAIQVPDFNTKCQCQILGEGIGFLPDYMVKEHVKNGVLVTKQIQNPRQDSHMLLATQHSATGLVTQWIRKEFMANGVLTELYSDLLKPIAN
- a CDS encoding DUF2877 domain-containing protein; translation: MDRHQSQRQNIYGLTADVHFLDLLHQPLLTGNVEQVFNKAINFSINNQLYTLLSSQTDNGPNSCRIINKDFLPLNIMAGDSVCILNNEIHIGEKYAVSFLLCKKWIPPTVYFINDKLTEEKYRYFLQSKINEIDSILNDKTHSLFNYQGENYFYLESSKKLNELRSSLIKLFFNKRHQALINIVSQFVGLGIGLTPSGDDYLVGLMAFLLLKHHPANSFYQSFYQGISQSKANTTPISAITLEKALNQEYRENMHQLIQCLVDGRETNIYPQILEILNIGSSSGCDMLFGIRDALFLTHYFGETHVD
- a CDS encoding xanthine permease: MSLLNIKWKRGDLAAYFGLMTNNLTNLLTMMGLLIFVVGIPAEIVYGRIAPAFGFAVLLASISYAYFGQQMIKQTGRNDVTALPSGPSAPSIFTVTFLVIMPVYQTTKDPEFALQIALVWCFVESMILVGGSFLGETIRKMIPRTVLLSCLSGLGLLLLAMNPMLQAFEAPTVSFIVLLLIFINWFGKKPIFARIPTGLLLLIAGSALAWISGLQSPEAITASMASFGFNPPSIHVDSFFQGLPHALPYLASAVPLGLANYIFDLENIESAHAAGDEYNTRKVMLANGLSSTVGVVLGNPFPVTVYVGHAGWKAMGASVGYTLASGITMFIVPLFGIGAFMLAVIPMTAIVPILVFIGVVTANQVVRETPKVEVPVIFICLFPWIANWALTMVNSVMGAAGTSASAIGTEVLLHKGVYYQGLVHLGNGAPLASMLWGCIAIFAILNKPLRGAIAAAVGAVLVFFGIIHSPAVGIATGPALMFVYAYLMMAALFVIKHFLDGRQSVEQQQAEKAEKLSKSA
- a CDS encoding DUF1116 domain-containing protein gives rise to the protein MTSLFKQPLNVINIGIEMFSDDLKKQHVPVTQLNWTPPGQGNVAVIRALDQIEGNAALQEKIAVANAQALERIIQSQPVLVGYDQAINVVPGMTKNTILHAGPPVAWKDMCGAMKGAVTGALVFEGLAKDLADAERVAASGEIIFSPCHEHDCVGSMAGVTSASMFMHIVENKTYGNRAFTNLSEQMAKILRMGANDQSVIDRLNWMRDVLGPMLRDAMKIVGEIDLRLMLAQALHMGDECHNRNNAGTTLLIQALTTGIIQTNFTVAQQKEVFDFVASSDYFSGPTWMAMCKASMDAAHGIEYSTVVTTMARNGYEFGLRISGLPGQWFTGPSQQVIGPMFAGYKPEDSGLDIGDSAITETYGIGGFAMATAPAIVALVGGTVEEAVDFSRQMREITLGENPNVTIPLLGFMGIPTAIDITKVAASGILPVINTAIAHKDAGIGMIGAGIVHPPFDCFEKAMLSYAKHYA